The Osmerus mordax isolate fOsmMor3 chromosome 27 unlocalized genomic scaffold, fOsmMor3.pri SUPER_27_unloc_1, whole genome shotgun sequence DNA window CTCTCTCTATGTAACAGTTTAACTGTTAACTCTGTCATATATCTTACTCTTGTCTGTTATTGCTGGAACACTTTCATTTCACAAAGGGTAATTGTGAGTATAATTAATAACCGGCAATTTCTCAAACGATGCTCACTTTGTCAGTTAATTGTTGTTTTGAGTTGAAAGCTCGTTGCCAGGTTTGGAGTCAGCAGCTAGAGTGATTTATTGAAGAGCTTAGCTGAAAAGATGATATCATGGATACAGTGTGATAGATATTTACACACCCGGCACATATATcagtccagcacacacacacacacacattgttataTTAGGCAGTCTGCCCGCCAACCACAATTACTATACCAGCAACACAGTTGCATCATCCACAGTATATTCCAGGATGATTACAAGTATGAATAATATTACGATCATTGGAAACCTTgtaatcttctctctctctctgtctctcttccctctcccccctctcctccccctcatctccctctctccccctctctctccccctctcctccccctcctctccctctcctcccctctctccccctctctctccccctctcttccctctctctccccctcctctccctctctctctccctctctctccctctctctcaccctctctcaccctctcccccctcctcccctctcttccctctctctccccctctcttccctctctctccccctctcctccccctcatctccctctctccccctctctctctcccctctctcctccctctctccctctctctctccacagagcAAAGCTAAGGAGCTCCCATTATCGGCCGTGCGCTTcatggaggagctgggagagtgTGCCTTTGGCAAGGTTTACAAGGGTCACCTGTACCTGCCGGGCATGGACCAGGCTCAGCTGGTGGCCATCAAGACCCTGAAGGACTTCTCCAGCCCCCAGCAGTGGGCTGACTTCCAGCAGGAGGCTTTGCTCATGGCGGAGCTGCACCACCACAACGTGGTGTGTCTCCTGGGCATGGTGACCCAGGAGCAGCCGGTCTGCCTGCTGTTTGAGTTCTCCACCGGGGAGACCTCCACGAGTTCCTCGTCATGCGCTCGCCTCACTCGGACGTGGGCTGCAGCAGCGACGAGGACGGCACGGTCAAGTCCAGCCTGGACCAAGGAGACTTCCTCCACCTGGCCGTGCAGGTGGCTGCGGGGATGGAGTACCTGGCCAGCCACCTGTTTGTCCACAAGGACCTGGCGGCACGCAACATCCTGGTCGGAGAGCAGCTCCACGTCAAGATCTCCGACCTGGGGCTGTCCCGGGAGGTGTACTCCTCCGACTACTACCGCCTGCAGCCCAAGGTCCTAGTGCCCCTCCGCTGGATGTCCCCCGAGGCCATCGCCTACAGCAAGTTCACCACCGACTCGGACATCTGGGCGTTCGGTGTGGTCCTGTGGGAGATCTTCAGCTACGGGCTGCAGCCGTACTACGGCTTCAGCAACCAGGAGGTGATGGAGATGGTGAGGAAGAGGCAGCAGCTGCCATGCCGGAGGACTGCCCCCAGCGCGTCTACAGCCTGATGACGGAGTGCTGGCAGGAGGGCCCCGGCCCGCCGCCCGCGCTTCAAGGACGCCCACGCCCGTCTCCGCGCCTGGGGAGGGGCTCTTGTCTCACGCCAGTTCCAGCACGCCGTCCGGCGGCGGGGGCAACGCCACCACTCAGACCACCTCTCTCAGCGCCAGCCCCGTCAGTAACCTCAGCAACAACCCCCCGCTACCCCGCCACCGCCACCTTCCTCTACCCTGCCCAGGGGATGGCCGCGCCCAGGCGCCATGGCGGGCTGGGCGCCCGTGGCAACCCCCATGGGCCAGAACCAGCGCTACAATCCCGGTGAACGGCTACCCCATCCCGCCGGGGTACGCCGCCTTCCCCGCCGCCCACTTCGCCCACAGGCCGCTCCCCGGGTGGTGCAGCACCTGCCCCCGCCCAAGAGCCGCTCCCCCAGCAGCGCCAGCGGCTCCACCAGCACGGGTCACGTGACCAGCGTGCCGTCCACCGGCTCCAACCACGACGCCAACACGCCTCTGCTGTCTCACTGCGTGGCCATCTCCGCCTTGCCCGGGGGCGGGACCATGCAGGTGTACGGACACCTGTCCCAGAAGGCCTTGCAGTTGGACCCCTCGCAGACCTCCGCCCTGCTTGCCGACTCCAACAGACTCATGTACAGCGACTCCATCATCACCGCAGACCTGTAAACGCTCCGCATACTcccgttttgttttttaaatcgTTATAATTATTATTTCAACCTCCTACTCTTGTAAATACATCAATCCTGAAGGCGGATGGAAGATTTATATTCAAAACGACATTCTGCAGAGGAGGAAAACCtcaaagcaggagagagagggcatgcctgtcctctctctcctctttgatGAGGCCTCTCCTCCTGAGGGGCCCTGCCACTGAGCAGACCCAGGTGGGTCAACAACACTCCTGCCAGGACGATGACGGGACGGCCAGCATGGGAGAGGCGCTTTGTGTTACCCAACTCTCCTCGGGGAGGGGCTACacagctggaggggggagggagggagggagggggaggggatctCCTCCGCCTCCATTTCCCATCAtgctgttctctcctccaccagagctGAATCCTAGCTCCGGGGGAAAGAGATCTGACTTCAAAGCAGCCGTCTTGTTGTGTGGAAGCTTCAGTTAGGGCTTCCGGTCCACAAGAACTTGATATTTAATCCCAGAACatttccatctcttcccctctctgcccaTCTGTGATCTCTGCCGATAAGTGGCTCAGTATCCCTGAACTCCTCGATCAAAGACTGTACCCTCATGTGGCCTAAAACAGAGACCCTGACAGTGACTAAAGATACTTGATGTCTAAGTGATTTGCTTTTCTTGTTTCGCGATCTCAAATCTGGTTGTGACACACAACCCTATGCACTGTTTGACCACTCAGAAAGTCAATCTGAAGGCGTCTCTCAGTTGCACGATGAGATGGATGTTATGTTTGCATGCCATGGCCATTTTGTCCAAACTATCACTGATCTATTTTATGAAAGTTAGTTATTTCGTCTACAATGGGTTTGGAGGTTTATGGTGTAACGTGACGTCAAAATCCTTCCATGCTGAATTCTCGTCAACAAAAGCTACATTGCAGTGTATTTTTCCATAGTATCATGTATTTGTTGCTATGCAACTTtttatcccctcctcccccccccccccccatctcctcccttcaATCAAGTAGACAATCATTTGACTCATGGTCCAGCCTGGGTAGCTAGCTAACACTTCACTGTGACCTTAAACCTCATAAGCCATCATTACTTCTTACATACATTAAATTAATTGCATTTCAGAAACTCGTGAAAAGATAAACACGTGTCACGCCCGAACCCCTCCCTGACAGGCTGCAGTGTACCTTGAAAAGTCCTTCTTAAACCAAGTACTAATACTAATAAGTACAAGAATGTACTATTCATATACTGTTGTGCTGGCTCTATGGTATGACCATAGCTTATAGTCGTGGATACGGTACAGAAAAACGACGTCTAGATGTGGTAACTTCAGATGAGGGTGTTTGGAGATCGTTTTCAAAGGTACAAAAGCTCCTGTTTCTGTTCTTATCTGCATTCGTCCGAAGCAGTTTCACCTACCTAGATATCTGGAGTACTACACAGGTATCCTCGACAGTTGTATGACCATCTATGTGCGTATATTAAAGCAGTTCAAGAAACCACTTATCCACAACACTGTGAATCTTAGGACTAGGTATTTTGTATTTGGCAAAATatcttttttttgtacaattTTTGTATTCTATGTTAGATCCATTTCTTTTCAAGGCAGTCTTTCAAACGTTTTTCAGATAAGTGGTTTGATTACGAAGGTTTACATGGATATTCTATTGAGGCCTTGTCATTGTGTCTGAAGATTTTTGCACAAATGTTTTGTACGGCAAAATCATTATTAAATTACATAGTTTGGTTACATTGAGGTATTAACTTCATTATTTTGAAGATTTCGATGATTGGTATGGTCGTGGTGATTACCCCCTGGGAAATCTGGACAAAGTACTGCGATGACTTTGACTATCCACTAGAGAGAAGCAAATATCACAT harbors:
- the ror1 gene encoding LOW QUALITY PROTEIN: inactive tyrosine-protein kinase transmembrane receptor ROR1 (The sequence of the model RefSeq protein was modified relative to this genomic sequence to represent the inferred CDS: inserted 5 bases in 5 codons; deleted 5 bases in 5 codons), which translates into the protein AFTMIGTSNHLSDRCSQFAIPSLCHFAFPTCDRSSGADKPRDLCKDECEILENDLCKTEYIIARSNPIILKRLKLPNCDDLAPAESPEAATCLRIGXPMAEPINKNHKCFNNSGADYRGTVSKTKSGRQCQPWNSQYPHSHTYLALRYPELNGGHSYCRNPGHKHDGPWCFTLDEGVRMELCDIPVCDHKEQRGGSNMEILYILVPSVAXPLAIALLFFFICVCRNNQKSSSAPAPRQPKPVRGQNVEMSMLTAYKHKSKAKELPLSAVRFMEELGECAFGKVYKGHLYLPGMDQAQLVAIKTLKDFSSPQQWADFQQEALLMAELHHHNVVCLLGMVTQEQPVCLLFEFXHRGDLHEFLVMRSPHSDVGCSSDEDGTVKSSLDQGDFLHLAVQVAAGMEYLASHLFVHKDLAARNILVGEQLHVKISDLGLSREVYSSDYYRLQPKVLVPLRWMSPEAIAYSKFTTDSDIWAFGVVLWEIFSYGLQPYYGFSNQEVMEMVRKRQQLPCXEDCPQRVYSLMTECWQEAPARRPRFKDAHARLRAWEGLLSHASSSTPSGGGGNATTQTTSLSASPVSNLSNTPRYPATATFLYPAQGMPRPGAMAGWAPVATPMGQNQRYIPVNGYPIPPGYAAFPAAHFXPQAAPRVVQHLPPPKSRSPSSASGSTSTGHVTSVPSTGSNHDANTPLLSHCVAISALPGGGTMQVYGHLSQKALQLDPSQTSALLADSNRLMYSDSIITADL